A window of Pectobacterium carotovorum genomic DNA:
GAAAGATAGGGTGGTTTTTGAACAAAAAAAGATATTAGCCTTTAAAAATGAATACTGAATGTGGCATCTCATTTGCCCGTATAGCATCGCGGTATCATCCAGCAGGTCACTGCCCTGCTGGATGACACCGCGATCTGTCAGGCGGTGAGTTTTTCTTCTGCCCACGCCAGACCGCTGTGGTATTCCTCGGGTAAGAGAGGTGCCAGCGATTGCAGCGTGCGTTGCAACTGTGCGGTGTCTGACGACGGTAGATTGAGGTGTCCAACTTTGCGGCCAGGACGAACGTCTTTCTCATACCAGTGCAGATGTACCAGCGGCAGCGCCAGCCAGTCGATATTCACATCAGTGCCGATCAGGTTGACCATCACCGACGGTGTTTCGACAACCGGTACTGGCAGCGGCAGATCCAGAATGGCGCGCAGGTGCAACTCAAACTGGCTGATTGACGCACCATTTTGCGTCCAGTGTCCGCTATTGTGTACGCGTGGAGCCAGCTCGTTAATAAGCAGGCGATCGCCGACGATAAAGCATTCCATCGCCATCACGCCCACATAACCCAGCGCATTCATTATTGCAGACAGCATCTGCTCTGCCTGCTGTTGCAACTGCGGATCGGGCTGAGGGAAAGCCACGCTGGTACGCAGAATGCCGTCCTGATGCAGGTTATGAGTGAGCGGGTAGAACACGCACTTGCCGTGCGTATTGCGTGCACCCACCAGCGAGACTTCGCCAGAAAAATTAATGCCTTGCTCAACGATGCACTCGCCGTAGCAGTCAGCGGGCAGCGTCTGTTGTTCGCCATCGCGCAAGCGCCACTGTCCACGACCGTCGTAACCACCGACGCGGCGTTTAACGATAGCGAGTTCACCTAATGAGGCAAAGACGTGTGGCCATTCGTCGGCGCTAGCCAGTAGTTGCCAAGGCGCGGTTGCCAGATTCAGCGAATCCAGCAGCTGCTTTTGCGTCAGGCGATCGGCCAGACGTGGGAAAATATCGCGGTTCGCAAACGCCGTGTGCTCGGCCAACTCGCGGGTGAGGGCGGTTTCCGGCCAGCGTTCGATCTCGGCGGTAATGACACTGTTATGAAACGGAACTGATTCCGGCTCAGCATCCAGACCGACGGGGTAAACCGCAATGCCTAGCGGTTCACCAGCCTGACGCAGCATTCTGCCCAACTGACCATTGCCTAATACGCAGACCGGTTTCATGCCTCCTCCCGTGGATCGGGATGAGAAAGCACATCATCGGTTTGCGCCTGACGCCAGTCCGCCAGTCGGGTAGCGATGCCCTTGTCGTGCAGGGCGAGAATTTGTGCGGCCAGCAGAGCCGCATTCGCTGCGCCCGCTTTGCCAATCGCCAACGTGCCGACCGGAATACCGCGAGGCATTTGGACGATGGAATACAGGCTGTCTACCCCGCTCAGCGTTGAGCTTTGTACCGGCACGCCAAGCACGGGAACCAGCGTTTTTGCTGCCAACATACCCGGCAGGTGTGCTGCGCCGCCTGCGCCCGCGATAATCACATCAAAACCGTTCTGTGCCGCCTGCTCAGCGAAGCTGAATAGCTTGTCTGGCGTCCGGTGTGCGGAAACGACTTCGGTATGAAAAGGAATGTTCAGCGTGGTGAGGATTTCCGCAGCAAACTGCATGGTGGCCCAGTCACTCTTTGAACCCATGACGATGGCAATTTTAGCCGGGGCAACGTTGGATGACATGCCTGTAACGCTCCTGTGATTGTACGTGTTCGTGACGCGTTCGCGTCGGCCAGACAGGGAGGGTCTGGCGTTGAGGGCGTAGAGCATATCACGCCATTATGGCGAGGAAAACGGTTGCGTATGCGGAAATGCAGGGGGGATAAGGCGAGAGACCGTTAAGTCAATGTCAAGAAACGCATTAAAATGGGAAGGAAATCAGTTCGATATTTTGTGGCGTGACCTTAATCATCGACCCTTCTTCATGCCAGGCCCCGAGAACGGCGCGACGACCAGACGATTCACCGAGATCGACCTGATGAATGGCTGGACGGTGCGTGTGGCCGTGGATCATCGTCTCCACCTGATAATGCCGTAAGCGTGCAAGTACGGCGTCGTGATTGACATCCATAATCTGCTGCGACTTTTTTTGGTTTTCGTGCTGGCTGGTTGCCCGCATCTTCGCCGCAATTTTCATACGTAGTGACAACGGTAATAGCAGGAAGAGTCGCTGAATAAATGGGTTGTGTACCCGACGGCGGAATTGTTGGTAATGCCGATCGTCAGTGCACAACGTATCGCCATGCAGAATGAGAATCTTTTGGCCGTAGAGATCGAGCACCGTTTCTGTCGGCAGCAGCGTCATTCCGCTTTGCTTGGCGAAACGCTTACCGATCAGGAAATCACGGTTACCGTGCACGAAATAGCAGGGAATGCCGCGCTGATGTAAGGCGTACAGTTCCTCGGCGACAGTCGCATGCAGCGGCTGAGGATCGTCGTCACCTATCCAGGCATCGAACAGGTCGCCAAGTATGTACAGCGCATCGGCATGGATCGCGTCATGGCGTAAAAAACGCAGAAAACCGGCGGTAATCGCCGGTTCATGAACACTTAAATGCAGATCGGCAATGAACAGCGTTGCCATGCAGGTCGGATTATTCGCTGACCGTTACGTGGGTAATCACCACGTCT
This region includes:
- the purK gene encoding 5-(carboxyamino)imidazole ribonucleotide synthase, producing the protein MKPVCVLGNGQLGRMLRQAGEPLGIAVYPVGLDAEPESVPFHNSVITAEIERWPETALTRELAEHTAFANRDIFPRLADRLTQKQLLDSLNLATAPWQLLASADEWPHVFASLGELAIVKRRVGGYDGRGQWRLRDGEQQTLPADCYGECIVEQGINFSGEVSLVGARNTHGKCVFYPLTHNLHQDGILRTSVAFPQPDPQLQQQAEQMLSAIMNALGYVGVMAMECFIVGDRLLINELAPRVHNSGHWTQNGASISQFELHLRAILDLPLPVPVVETPSVMVNLIGTDVNIDWLALPLVHLHWYEKDVRPGRKVGHLNLPSSDTAQLQRTLQSLAPLLPEEYHSGLAWAEEKLTA
- the lpxH gene encoding UDP-2,3-diacylglucosamine diphosphatase yields the protein MATLFIADLHLSVHEPAITAGFLRFLRHDAIHADALYILGDLFDAWIGDDDPQPLHATVAEELYALHQRGIPCYFVHGNRDFLIGKRFAKQSGMTLLPTETVLDLYGQKILILHGDTLCTDDRHYQQFRRRVHNPFIQRLFLLLPLSLRMKIAAKMRATSQHENQKKSQQIMDVNHDAVLARLRHYQVETMIHGHTHRPAIHQVDLGESSGRRAVLGAWHEEGSMIKVTPQNIELISFPF
- the purE gene encoding 5-(carboxyamino)imidazole ribonucleotide mutase, whose translation is MSSNVAPAKIAIVMGSKSDWATMQFAAEILTTLNIPFHTEVVSAHRTPDKLFSFAEQAAQNGFDVIIAGAGGAAHLPGMLAAKTLVPVLGVPVQSSTLSGVDSLYSIVQMPRGIPVGTLAIGKAGAANAALLAAQILALHDKGIATRLADWRQAQTDDVLSHPDPREEA